ttttttcaaatcgtagttctcggaaagataatcgatttgaaaaaaaaaattatcactttctgaactcgtagacacgagttatagcctcttaaagttttctgaaacaaaaaattgggtatttccgGCAAAATTCGAAATTTCAAGGCACCGCGTGCGTTTTCCCAAAAAAATAATTGGAAAGTATTGCCTTATAAACGGAGTTGACACCCGCAAGGGtggagtctagtggttaaaacttgggtgaaattccCAGGAGACCCGGGTTCAAGTCTCCCCAAGAGCAAAATTTTGTGGAGCATTTTTAGCCTGAGTCCATGTCAAATAGATTTCGAGTCTGTCACCCTCAAATGGTTCATCTGTTATACGTAGGTAAAAGTTgacacacaaaaacacaaaacaaaagggttaagaccctgttcttttggacttaaagtcacttaatttcagttcacttcagatcctataagttgattgattcgagatcctataagttaagatcctataagttcgattgattcgagatcatataagttcagttcaattcagatccaataagtttagttcaaatcctataagttcagttcagttcagatcctataagttcagttcagttcagatcttataagttcagttcagatcttataagttcagttcaaaaaAATTCGTTCAGATCTtataaatttagttcagaaaagctatatacagagtattattcttaaagaccgatacaaaaacatttgacattaattattcgatacatacattattattttaaaaaaaaatcactccTCTCATTAATAATTTCAGCGTCACCATAGATTTGGGCATGTTTGATAAAAAGCGGAATAAGGCCATGTATTAGGTACGAAACAATATAGTCAAAAACATTTGGCGAGACAATGAATCCGTTGTTGAGAGTGATAGTGAAGATGAAAGTGATGAAGattatgataatatggaaataaatggttagaaaaaaagatataatttgtgatttatttggtattgtaatgtaatcgtagtataatgtatgaacaaaccaatgcatataaagcggaaaaatgttattattttaccttgtattttagactataatttttttttatcaatgttctctcttggcaagtaataataataataataataataataataataataataataataataataataataataatagttaagttaaataaaataaaataaaataaaataaagttaagttcggctcctataagtttagttgaTTCGATTCAGATCGTATAAGTTGGGTTGATTgggattcgagatcctataagttcaaatCGAttgattcagatcctataagttcaaatCAGTTCAaattcctataagttcagttcagatcctattaattcagttcagtttagatcctattagttcagatcctataagttcaattcaattTAGATCAAATTCGTTTCAATCCAAAAGAACATGACATAAACCGTCATTCAACACCACTAAAACACCTCTCACCCTTTATATCACCTCCACAGCAACGACATTAACATTTCTCCTCCAACACAAACACACTCCACTACATAATCTCTCTCCTCCTCCCTCAACTCGGTCCAACACGCTCCAATGGCGTCCGAGCTCATCTTCCGAGGCGGACACGAATCTCAACACAAATCCGACTCATACTCACCCAAACCCGACAAACCATTCCTCCTAACAACCGTAACCCGACCCATCCACTACCTCTTACGCGAACAACGCCTCGTCTTCCTCTTAATCGGCGCAGCAATCGCATTCCTGCTCTTCACCTCCCTCTCCCCCTCCACCGCGCCCTCCGCCGTCACCTCCGCTGCGTTCTCCGACGACTCCTTCCTATCCACCGAGTTGACTCGGATCAACCCCCGCCGAGTCGTTGCAGACTCCTTCCGATCCGGAAAGGCGCCACTCGGGTTAAAACGGAAGGGATTACGGATTGTGGTGACGGGCGGGGCCGGGTTCGTCGGGTCGCATTTGGTGGATCGATTGATCGCACGTGGGGATAGTGTGATTGTTGTTGATAATTTTTTTACGGGGAATAAAGAGAATGTAATGCAtcattttggaaaccctagattTGAATTGATACGACACGACGTCGTTGAGCCGATTTTGTTGGAAGTTGATCAGATCTATCATCTTGCTTGTCCTGCTTCCCCTGTTCATTACAAACATAACCCTGTTAAAACTATCATATCCTTTTTCTTCTCTTGTTTTTTTCGTATGTTTTGTTTgattatcacaaattctcatttgttacGGTTACAAGTTTGCGACCTTTCACACCGATTAAAGTGATGGTAAGTGGGAGAGAGGGTTGCGAGAGGTCACAAGCTAGATTTGATTGATTTTAACTTCTTATCAAATGCGCATTGAGTCATTTTCACGATTTTATATGGATTTTTGATGTTGCTTTGCAAAATGGAGATGGTCATTAATCGAAGATCGTGTTTTTTAATTTCGACGAAATTTTGGTTAGTGGATTGCATGTCAATTAGGTTCATCTTCCGAATTAGGGGGTTAGTAAGGAGGCTCACCCAGCAAATTTTTTGAAAATCTTAGCTAAAATTTCCGTTTTTTTCTAGTTTACCTTATTATACTGCTAGTTCGCCCTTACTAATTAGCTTGAGGAGATTGTATAATAGCGGTATAGATCGGAATATTTGTGGGTTGCAAGAAGGaataatttttgttattttttttagtaGGATGGAGGGTTTAGAAAGGTGGGGTGGTTGAGATTAGTGGGTAAATTGAGTAGAAGGTTtttaattagattgaataataataataatgtagcTTGGTAATGTTTTTGTGTGTTGACAATGTAATTGATGtgataaatgtgattatgaaAGTGTTTTGGCCTTAATGAAGAAAGGAACAAGACGAATGTGGTAGGAACATTGAACATGCTGGGATTAGCAAAAAGAGTAGGTGCCAGGTTTCTATTAACAAGTACCAGTGAAGTTTATGGTGATCCCTTGGAACACCCTCAAAAAGAGACCTATTGGGGCAATGTCAATCCTATTGGTATGAATTTCACACTCTTTTTTACTGAAAAAAAAAGTTTAGTAAGCAAAGGTGAATGCAATAAGTAGTAAAGTGATGATGAAGTAGTGGCCTTAATCTTATAGAAGTATTAGATAGTCTCCATAGCAATTGAGATAACTTGTGAGGAAAATGAGACGATTACAATTGTACTTTTACGGAGTACTCCGTATTAGGTAGTGGAGAACAAAGTATTGAAATTAAGTATCCTACGATAGCTTTTTACCATTAGCAGTAATTTTACGACTTAAAACAATTACTGAATCTCTAACTTTTGATATTATGCAAATGTAGTAATTTAATTATCTGTTAATTTACTCATCATAATTAAAGAACGACTACATACGATGTACAATTACTCAAGGTGACACCTTTACGAAATCGTACACATGTTTAATATGGTAACGCAGAATGACGTTCACGTTAGCATAAACTTAATGTAGGAGCTAACTTGCGCGGGAAAATAGGAAATAAGTGATGCCACCTGGACCCCGCACTACTTtacaacaaaagaaaaaaaaaatatccttTTATTTTCCTCAGTATTTGGGTGTCATGCTGTCATACTGTCATACTGTCATACTGTGGGCAGTTGACCACGTGTGTATGTGGCCTGTTGTTTCTGAATAACCTGCTTTTTACGGTCGGGTCCACTCTTTAAAGCTGTTCCCATTTTCTGGGCTTATGCAATTTAATAAACAATTAGTCTTGTTCCCAAATCTCGCAtaacgggtatatccgtctattGCTAATTTgctatagacgggtcaaatacaataaaagtggtgacattttttgcccccaTTACCCCCCTTGTTGTTTGTCCTATTAAGAaagtggtattgtatttgacccgtctttcattataaacggataatgtccgtctataatgagacgtcCTCAGATTATTCGCAAATTCTCGGTTAAGACGGGTATGTGTATATTATGTTCGTCTGaaatttaaaatgaattaaatataACAGATTGTGAAAGCTAAGTGAGTGTTATTTGATTCGTTTTAATTTTAAGATGATTACGTCCGTCTAAAAAGACCAACTATTATACGAAAAATCcgcatattttggtttaaaatgAGGTTTCCAGTGTCCACTGTGTTTGTATGCGAGGAAGTAGAAGAGTCATAGTAACATAGGGCATGAGAGAGTTGCAAGATTAATTTTTGTCAGATTAAATGATTGTGTGTTGGTTGGTATGGTAGGTGTCCGAAGTTGTTATGATGAGGGAAAGCGTACAGCTGAAACATTGGCCATGGATTACCACAGAGGCGCTGGTGTTGAGGTTAGCATACGATAAATATTGTTTTCTCAGTCTCAACCAATTACTTACCTTTGATTTTTTTAAGGACGAAGTTTAATACTGGTAGACAAATGGCTCAGACAGAGTAGTTTATTTGGCCAATCAACATGGAGTGAGTACCTTCTAAAATGTCAATTTTGTAACATTTTGTTTGCTGACTTGCTACATTGTTTGCAGGTTAGAATTGCTAGGATTTTTAACACATATGGGCCTCGTATGTGCATTGATGATGGTCGTGTTGTCAGTAATTTCGTCGCACAGGTAATTGGGATTTCACGAAACTCCATTTTGCTCTATTAACTAAAATGACAATTTGTTTTTATAGAAAATGCATATTGAATGTATTGCAGGCTTTGAGGAAGGAACCAATGACGGTTTATGGTGACGGAAAGCAAACCAGGAG
This window of the Silene latifolia isolate original U9 population unplaced genomic scaffold, ASM4854445v1 scaffold_154, whole genome shotgun sequence genome carries:
- the LOC141637876 gene encoding UDP-glucuronic acid decarboxylase 2-like produces the protein MASELIFRGGHESQHKSDSYSPKPDKPFLLTTVTRPIHYLLREQRLVFLLIGAAIAFLLFTSLSPSTAPSAVTSAAFSDDSFLSTELTRINPRRVVADSFRSGKAPLGLKRKGLRIVVTGGAGFVGSHLVDRLIARGDSVIVVDNFFTGNKENVMHHFGNPRFELIRHDVVEPILLEVDQIYHLACPASPVHYKHNPVKTIKTNVVGTLNMLGLAKRVGARFLLTSTSEVYGDPLEHPQKETYWGNVNPIGVRSCYDEGKRTAETLAMDYHRGAGVEVRIARIFNTYGPRMCIDDGRVVSNFVAQALRKEPMTVYGDGKQTRSFQYVSDLVEGLMRLMEGEHVGPFNLGNPGEFTMLELAKVVQETIDPNAKIEFRPNTEDDPHKRKPDITRAKEMLGWEPKIPLHKGLPMMVSDFRQRIFGDQKSGDAL